One window of Salminus brasiliensis chromosome 16, fSalBra1.hap2, whole genome shotgun sequence genomic DNA carries:
- the rassf2b gene encoding ras association domain-containing protein 2b, with protein MMAGEQVSEQVQIGVNKFISKGALLSHLKTYNLYFEGQALQLRHREEEGELIIEGLLNIFWGLRRPIRLQMQDGKEPIRLGPSLVGRGTNTAESEKQKSNLAPPTIEVSGPVDQSEDSCSNAAGETGEEEESAHLQRTRSDVGGRRLGGRPALGNLRRIRRHRCSFNGHYYNHKTSVFTPEYGSVTNVRINSSMTTVQVLRVLLNKFKIENSPEEFSLFLLHTSGERVQLKRGDHPLAVRILQGPCEQVSKIFLMEPDQVEEVTYDVAQYIKLEMPVLQSFISKLMEEEHREMEKLKQRYSDMRSGIQKHMQRLTDEAVC; from the exons ATGATGGCTGGGGAGCAGGTCTCAGAGCAGGTGCAGATTGGTGTAAACAAATTTATCAGCAA GGGTGCTTTACTCTCTCACCTCAAAACCTACAACCTTTACTTCGAGGGACAGGCTCTGCAGCTGCGCCACCGAGAG GAGGAAGGAGAGCTGATCATCGAGGGCTTACTCAACATCTTCTGGGGACTGCGGCGACCAATTAGACTGCAGATGCAAGATGGCAAGGAGCCAATCAGACTTGGTCCTTCCCTCGTGGGGCGTGGCACAAACACAGCAGAGTCTGA aaaacagaaatcaaatCTTGCTCCACCCACCATTGAGGTCTCTGGACCTGTGGACCAATCAGAAGACAGCTGCAGTAATGCAGCAGGAGAGACAG gtgaggaggaggagtctgCACACCTGCAGAGGACCCGTAGTGATGTGGGTGGGAGGAGACTTGGTGGGCGGCCAGCACTTGGTAACCTGCGGCGAATCAGGAGACACAGATGTTCGTTCAATGGCCACTACTATAACCACAAG ACGTCAGTTTTCACACCTGAGTACGGCTCCGTCACTAACGTCCGCATAAACAGCTCCATGACGACGGTGCAGGTACTGCGGGTTCTTCTGAACAAGTTTAAGATTGAGAACAGTCCGGAAGAGTTCAGCCTGTTCCTCCTGCACACCAGCGGAG AGCGTGTCCAGCTGAAACGAGGTGACCACCCTCTGGCTGTTCGGATTCTGCAGGGTCCATGTGAACAGGTCAGCAAAATCTTCCTGATGGAGCCGGACCAGGTGGAGGAGGTCACCTATGAC gtggCGCAGTACATTAAGCTGGAGATGCCTGTGCTGCAGAGTTTTATTAGTAAGctgatggaggaggagcacAGAGAGATGGAAAAACTCAAACAGAG GTACAGTGATATGCGCTCTGGGATTCAGAAGCACATGCAGCGTCTGACTGATGAAGCTGTGTGTTAG